In a genomic window of Aricia agestis chromosome 2, ilAriAges1.1, whole genome shotgun sequence:
- the LOC121739976 gene encoding aldehyde dehydrogenase X, mitochondrial-like, whose amino-acid sequence MAKVDIKYTKLFINNEWVDSVSKKTFPTINPHDESVITQVAEGDKADIDLAVNAAVKAFHRYSEWRTMDASQRGRLLNKLADLMERDSEYLGKLETLDCGKPVKTATGEAVWSAQVVRYFAGKADKIHGNTIPADGPVISMTMKEPVGVCGQIIPWNYPIPMFVWKIAPALAAGCTIIVKPAEQTPLTALAMAALVKEAGFPPGVVNVVPGYGPTAGAALTSHPKVDKVAFTGSTEVGRIIMTAASQVNLKRVTLELGGKSPLVIFNDADIDMAAEIAHDAAFANGGQCCVAATRTYVQSGIYDKFVAKAAEVAKKRAVGNPFDDVHQGPQIDDEMFNKVMNYINIGKGEARCVAGGDRKGKSGYYIEPTVFADVKDNMKIAREEIFGPVQSILKFETFEEVLDRANDSNYGLGAGVITNDINLAMNFVKHARAGSLWVNMYNFVTPQTPFGGFRDSGLGRELGEDGIQQYLETKTVTISLPKAQSK is encoded by the exons ATGGCCAAGGTCGACATCAAATATACGAAG CTGTTCATCAACAACGAGTGGGTGGACTCCGTGAGCAAGAAGACCTTCCCCACCATCAACCCCCACGATGAGTCCGTCATCACCCAGGTGGCTGAGGGAGACAAG GCTGACATAGATCTGGCTGTCAATGCAGCAGTCAAGGCCTTCCACCGGTACTCCGAATGGCGTACCATGGACGCCTCCCAAAGGGGTCGCCTGCTCAACAAACTCGCTGACCTCATGGAGAGGGACAGCGAGTACTTGGGCAAACTGGAGACCTTGGACTGCGGGAAACCCGTCAAGACCGCAACCGGAGAGGCTGTGTGGTCAGCGCAAGTGGTCAGATACTTCGCTGGCAAGGCCGACAAAATCCACGGCAATACTATCCCTGCTG ATGGACCCGTCATCTCCATGACCATGAAGGAGCCAGTTGGTGTTTGCGGCCAGATCATCCCCTGGAACTACCCGATCCCCATGTTCGTGTGGAAAATCGCCCCAGCCTTGGCTGCAG GTTGCACAATCATCGTGAAGCCTGCCGAACAGACACCCCTCACAGCGCTCGCTATGGCTGCCCTCGTTAAGGAGGCTGGTTTCCCTCCTGGTGTGGTCAATGTTGTGCCTGGTTACGGACCAACCGCTGGTGCGGCTTTGACCAGCCACCCCAAAGTAGACAAAGTAGCTTTCACCGGATCCACTGAG GTCGGCCGCATCATAATGACTGCAGCATCCCAAGTGAACCTGAAACGTGTAACCTTGGAGCTCGGTGGAAAGAGTCCTCTGGTGATCTTCAACGATGCTGACA TCGACATGGCTGCGGAAATCGCTCACGACGCTGCGTTCGCCAACGGCGGACAGTGCTGTGTCGCTGCCACCAGGACTTACGTGCAATCTGGAATTTACGACAAGTTCGTCGCCAAAGCTGCTGAGGTTGCCAAGAAGAGGGCCGTCGGCAACCCCTTCGATGACGTCCACCAGGGACCACAG ATTGATGATGAAATGTTTAATAAAGTGATGAACTACATCAATATCGGAAAAGGCGAAGCTCGTTGCGTAGCCGGTGGTGACAGGAAAGGCAAGAGTGGATACTACATCGAACCCACTGTCTTCGCTGATGTTAAGGACAACATGAAAATCGCGAGGGAAGAA ATCTTCGGCCCAGTCCAAAGCATCCTTAAGTTCGAGACCTTCGAGGAAGTGCTGGACCGCGCTAACGACTCCAACTACGGCCTGGGAGCTGGTGTCATCACCAACGACATCAACCTCGCCATGAACTTCGTCAAACACGCCAGAGCTGGCTCTCTATG GGTCAACATGTACAACTTCGTGACACCACAAACACCTTTCGGCGGATTCAGAGACTCAGGACTTGGACGCGAACT tgGTGAAGATGGAATCCAGCAATACCTAGAGACGAAGACTGTCACGATAAGCCTGCCAAAAGCCCAATCAAAGTGA
- the LOC121736768 gene encoding uncharacterized protein LOC121736768 yields MEILKKNTMNRGKFKLKILRLNLCKGPKRLDCCKISANVVNSTHLDYTIEIVKTNIPNRGKVSITMNKQPLLRLQMKKPCDHLYMKGLFQTILNATQRCEFQKGKYHIDIDIDDVAKAYYGGEFLYGNMTFKSVFYNDECNFSCTEIDANFTPAPVNEKKKH; encoded by the exons ggaaaatttaaattgaaaatactGAGATTAAATTTATGCAAAGGACCTAAGCGTTTAGATTGTTGTAAAATATCTGCCAATGTGGTAAATAGCACGCACTTGGACTATACGATTGAAATAGTGAAGACGAATATTCCAAACCGG GGCAAAGTAAGTATAACAATGAACAAACAGCCGCTCCTGAGACTGCAAATGAAGAAACCATGTGACCATCTGTACATGAAGGGATTGTTTCAAACTATACTGAATGCGACACAGAGGTGCGAATTTCAAAAA GGTAAATATCACATAGATATCGACATAGACGACGTCGCGAAGGCCTACTACGGCGGAGAGTTTTTGTATGGCAACATGACATTCAAATCCGTCTTCTACAATGACGAGTGCAACTTCTCCTGCACCGAAATTGATGCTAATTTCACACCAGCACCAGTTAACGAAAAGaaaaaacattga